A window of the Harmonia axyridis chromosome 5, icHarAxyr1.1, whole genome shotgun sequence genome harbors these coding sequences:
- the LOC123680791 gene encoding nucleosome-remodeling factor subunit NURF301 isoform X2 → MSTRGMKKRGRPPKVQVAERPRKFQIHLLKKPKYLLNYSKGSESQVSTPNASRASSPQESEASRRSSNRIRRKDGFRSKKGGFSGSAYQRRGYNTTNEYNDTDYHYGSDFGDDSSDKSEIEDEIGVSNSDSEDSVGDPSSDSDFSLSSFSTTGGTTRRTLSGAPRPPTPEPLWLQNKELPQLVLPKSSDDLLIPKDKVMTALSVYEVLRHFRNLVRLSPFRFEDFCSALVCEDQSSLLSEIHIMLLKALLREEDSQQTHFGPLDQKDSVNVSLFLIDYITYPEVLRAYVESDKTFDQNVLSILTNTDYPYTTLDDRLKILQFLTDQFLTTNPVRDDLLSEVPMHYDDHCRVCHKLGDLLCCETCPAVYHLECVDPPLVNVPEEDWQCGICRSHKVSGVVDCVLDAEKQGQLSRQEPFGYDRHGRKYYFLCRRVIVENDEGEIWYYTTPTQFEQLTKILDSKDMEASLCRELNDFKDEIIRQMELTEKLTNQYKGNRKTYLEAENALIVKALKEKEEKLEAERKEKERQNAEDMVAKMHEEVSPSEVVIESTQAPVPMEIETANNSVQDILENDKSLYKNSKENDEDKDIVTTRSKTGSLTPRMFNIEELRRRNTAILNRDDVDKSDDVSRMTRLKSSQIANGTYLYKLGMENTFRSYVNQFTTNIIALNKPQRNEERDKKRHLSHKFSLTTASEFKWMGGLSGSKTVLTTTLKQTILQLEQAIPSSFMHPNWHMLKKHWLGIIGNCQQARDFAKALIVLQACIKPVVFANVWHEQLGHIKLSRLTAQEREERKKIEKREKKERDEEEERNRMIVTGYVKYTMSFKHQLWKQKGEEYRIHGRWGWLWNSSCRVLRHINCNELGLASGPQKHVVKLKDVSGVVKVVNLKANTYKHMLEGFERVKSGDDNEELEALKKMSLVPTPEKFESIDVSKALSSNARVIYPKVAQKSKLDNLLARRIQLKEIEEKRILQNKNEESIKDEEAMDIEDDNDGVQEGGVDKQLTNMMTGKVVLSSNTPSTPANKEMLNNIAKKIHALRLQYTTISKLAKDFQCYSKGCNSSNSTNSIETTCYSPLCIQRIKVRKELLSLLKKANIAANTPNKPLLTPLKKHSILEQTLKTPIVKKEEQPSNENLHKDLMMSIQQGVKYDDDSSDVFTPFLGPKKEVKEEEDVIMKDETDREENKVEFEDLDIESMPPPEKKLKILEPRQPGDGNDNGKLRTPESLGGYSSRLPYQNRRFCNQRPLHKREETKVKAEKAEDGTDRVYSAVATAGKIYLKKLPNNTEVKKKRRLNIRYPVCSTFQAKSGIDSILVLAKHEGRKLARNAGRVYINGFNTLAKQNQAVWPYPCGRPLFKTCWIYRTVNLKSLSAAALQLKILWVCLRWDDMQTKPPTTDGKHQITTETEILTLELLKHRYIGQFMERTQYLRRKVVIPLELPKTIREVTSIRSGLRKRKRPESPQSTNPQVSEEWVDEEKLELWEIKLYGDKLEKANAQVITRSRTGNLPPARTIIDPSDTPNKIIAGKPTPEEIKEKMEQQLRLQRAAHQQKRAQEGKNPGGHILKMVGTTPAATSTTSTIKTTATSTSSNTPIQPKDGQMKIVKNIVLPNQSVITGKNTLTSLLTSNSKHLAGRRILMTKAPDGTTRMITSPSVGPKGLHNSQQGLIKVQTSSGQQIQTVQIQQPAASTPVLKQPEQPQKVQITRTSDGKLTVKGLLPGQQLIQYPDGKLQVISGGVVQQQAAKTPGTPVVTKQIIKSNVSTPVGKVVVQGNQVKLPVPQSPKTTQQVFIKQQLTPAQVTPKVQNQVVVSGNQVIQQQVVVSGNQVIGTPVAQQQVVTNQIMINNQNLAQQLATGKLQVATINGQQVLIRPTGNNQAQVVAQLSVSQGNVQQNVVNSTPTLTSQVATPIKQIVQQQQQQQPPQTPTLQQVVQQPAQTPVATPAKSSDNQIDPATMEQLLVGQPPGTVIKCVTAQVIQTQQGPRIVLQGLQGSDFTQSQLAAVQQQVKQQLLKAQASTGKQGVLGPTKIYLAVQPSNPDCGNATNSQPPPLAPVQQNIQPKLTSQPPPLSPKKPQHLLQQLQQQPTEQRQLIVNGQQLVQTPTVVQTVRGSAAPSNNAVAAVGQQQDAAATNKTASADSTSTTQEQNKQFIVTPDYIQQTIKSALKQENLNPEIEEKLLQLQRYQERQMKQEPDVPIPVTRVQPPPAPAPVTPIINRLPTTTRKRPLSGSRHDDADWVMETPKRSRSRTVEHKKIEEPEIEHPREKAISPRTRVKLKENLQSEDKKALIKPKVMASLFRHKELLKKDILRKRALLERELQCEIQKEVADELAARTKLERTKQDEVRTGSSKRKAAAQPTTTLVQPQTPRTGRSAAKQKTTPQPTTPQNNQKQQTQQHVSPTPNIPNQPRSNSSSKKEKLYCLCRTPYDETKFYVGCDLCNNWFHGDCVGITEESSKTLTEFICQECKQASDTQKLYCLCQQPYDNSQFYICCDSCQDWFHGRCVGILQSEADNIDEYVCPRCQTNSQVNYANMKDLTQKDYDGLKKLIKQLQMHKSAWPFMEPVDPNEAPDYYKVIKEPMDLQKVEHKINDHTYTKLSDFIGDMTKIFDNCRYYNPKESPFYKCAETLEAYFVNKIKCFRDKLYETNK, encoded by the exons ATGTCAACAAGGGGTATGAAGAAAAGGGGGCGGCCCCCTAAAGTCCAAGTAGCAGAAAGACCCCGTAAATTTCAGATACATTTGCTTAAAAAACCAAAATATCTTTTAAATTATAGTAAAGGATCAGAATCTCAAGTAAGTACACCAAATGCTTCTAGAGCTTCTTCTCCACAAGAAAGTGAAGCCAGTAGAAGAAGCAGTAATAGAATTAGAAGGAAAGATGGGTTTAGAAGTAAAAAAGGAGGATTTTCTGGTTCAGCATATCAAAGGAGAGGATATAATACAACAAATGAATACAATGACACAGATTACCATTATGGTTCAGATTTTGGTGATGACTCCAGTGATAAAAGTGAAATTGAAGATGAAATTGGTGTTAGTAATAGTGATTCAGAAGACTCAGTTGGTGACCCATCAAGTGACAGTGATTTTTCCCTTAGTAGTTTTAGTACAACTGGTGGTACAACAAGAAGGACTCTTTCAGGTGCTCCAAGGCCACCAACACCGGAACCTTTATGGTTGCAAAATAAAGAGTTACCGCAGTTGGTTCTACCAAAATCATCAGATGATTTATTAATACCAAAAGATAAAGTGATGACAGCATTAAGTGTATATGAAGTTTTGAGGCATTTCAGGAATTTGGTACGACTTTCACCATTCAGGTTTGAAGATTTTTGTTCTGCTTTAGTATGTGAAGACCAAAGTAGCTTACTATCAGAGATTCACATTATGTTGTTGAAGGCGTTGCTGAGAGAAGAGGATTCACAGCAGACACATTTCGGACCCCTAGATCAAAAGGACAGTGTAAATGTTTCTTTGTTTTTGATAGACTATATAACATACCCTGAAGTGTTACGGGCCTATGTAGAAAGTGATAAAACCTTTGATCAAAATGTTTTGAGCATCTTAACTAATACAGATTATCCATACACAACTCTAGACGACAGATTGAAGATTCTACAGTTCTTGACTGATCAGTTTCTAACCACAAATCCAGTAAGGGATGATCTTTTGAGTGAAG ttcCTATGCACTATGATGACCATTGTCGGGTTTGTCATAAACTGGGTGACTTGTTGTGCTGTGAAACTTGTCCAGCAGTTTACCATCTTGAGTGTGTGGATCCTCCATTGGTCAATGTACCCGAGGAAGACTGGCAGTGTGGTATTTGCCGATCGCATAAGGTGTCGGGAGTTGTGGACTGCGTTTTGGATGCAGAGAAACAAGGTCAACTTTCACGTCAAGAGCCATTTGGCTATGACAGACACGGAAGGAAATACTACTTCTTATGCAGAAGGGTTATTGT CGAAAATGATGAAGGGGAGATATGGTATTACACAACTCCAACGCAGTTTGAACAGTtgacaaaaatattggattcgaAAGACATGGAAGCTTCTCTGTGCAGGGAGTTGAATGATTTTAAAGATGAAATCATCAGGCAGATGGAGCTCACTGAAAAACTGACTAATCAGTATAAAGGCAACAGAAAGACTTATTTGGAGGCTGAAAATG CGCTGATCGTTAAAGCCCTCAAAGAAAAAGAGGAAAAACTAGAGGCTGAGAGGAAAGAAAAGGAGCGTCAGAACGCCGAAGATATGGTGGCTAAAATGCACGAAGAGGTGTCCCCCTCGGAAGTAGTCATCGAAAGCACACAAGCCCCCGTTCCCATGGAAATCGAAACTGCTAACAACAGCGTGCAGGACATATTGGAGAACGATAAATCCTTGTATAAAAACTCGAAGGAAAATGACGAAGACAAGGATATCGTAACGACCAGATCAAAGACCGGATCGTTGACACCAAGAATGTTCAACATAGAGGAACTGAGGAGGAGGAACACCGCCATATTGAACAGAGACGACGTCGATAAATCGGACGACGTCTCCAGAATGACGCGTTTGAAATCGTCCCAAATCGCCAACGGCACCTACCTCTACAAGTTGGGGATGGAAAACACTTTCCGAAGTTACGTAAACCAGTTCACCACCAACATCATAGCCTTGAACAAGCCCCAGAGGAACGAGGAAAGGGACAAGAAGCGTCATCTCTCCCACAAGTTCTCCCTGACGACAGCTTCGGAGTTCAAGTGGATGGGTGGCCTAAGCGGCAGCAAAACCGTGCTGACCACCACCCTGAAACAGACGATTTTGCAGCTGGAGCAGGCCATACCGTCCAGTTTCATGCACCCCAACTGGCACATGCTCAAGAAACACTGGCTGGGCATCATCGGCAACTGCCAGCAGGCCAGGGACTTCGCCAAGGCCCTCATAGTCCTGCAGGCCTGCATAAAACCGGTGGTGTTCGCTAACGTGTGGCACGAACAGCTCGGCCACATCAAGCTGTCGAGGTTGACGGCCCAAGAGCGGGAGGAACGCAAGAAGATCGAGAAACGGGAGAAGAAGGAGAGGGACGAAGAAGAGGAGAGGAACAGGATGATCGTAACCGGTTACGTGAAGTACACGATGAGCTTCAAGCATCAGCTGTGGAAGCAGAAGGGAGAGGAGTACCGTATCCACGGCAGATGGGGCTGGTTGTGGAATTCTTCGTGCAGGGTGTTGAGACATATCAATTGTAACGAGTTGGGCTTGGCGTCCGGTCCTCAGAAGCACGTGGTCAAGTTGAAGGACGTTTCCGGGGTCGTTAAGGTTGTGAATTTGAAGGCCAACACGTACAAACATATGTTGGAGGGATTTGAGAGGGTCAAAAGTGGTGATGATAATGAGGAGCTCGAAG CCCTGAAAAAGATGTCCCTGGTTCCTACACCCGAAAAGTTCGAATCTATCGATGTCTCGAAAGCTCTGAGCAGTAACGCTCGCGTAATATATCCGAAAGTGGCGCAAAAATCAAAGTTGGACAATCTTTTGGCTAGAAGAATCCAATTGAAGGAAATCGAAGAAAAGAGGATACTTCAGAACAAGAACGAAGAAAGTATAAAAGACGAAGAGGCCATGGATATTGAAGATGACAATGATGGTGTGCAAGAGGGAGGTGTAGACAAGCAGTTGACGAATATGATGACCGGTAAAGTTGTCTTGAGCAGTAACACCCCTTCTACTCCAGCTAACAAGGAGATGTTGAACAATATCGCTAAGAAGATACATGCGTTGAGGCTGCAGTATACTACGATTTCAAAA TTGGCTAAAGATTTCCAGTGCTATTCTAAAGGCTGTAACTCAAGCAACTCGACAAATAGCATCGAAACCACATGCTATTCCCCCCTGTGCATTCAAAGAATAAAAGTCAGAAAAGAATTACTGTCGCTTCTGAAAAAAGCTAATATAGCTGCAAATACCCCAAATAAACCGCTATTAACCccattgaaaaaacattcaatactGGAACAGACCCTGAAAACTCCCATCGTTAAAAAGGAAGAACAACCATCCAATGAGAATTTACATAAAGATTTGATGATGTCGATCCAACAAG GTGTCAAGTACGACGACGACAGTTCAGATGTATTCACTCCCTTCCTAGGACCGAAAAAGGAGGTTAAGGAGGAAGAAGATGTGATAATGAAGGACGAAACTGACAGGGAAGAGAATAAAGTGGAGTTCGAAGACTTGGATATAGAATCCATGCCACCGCCcgaaaagaaattgaaaatcttgGAACCCCGACAGCCCGGTGATGGAAATGATAATGGGAAGCTAAGAACACCAGAGTCCCTTGGAGGATACTCGTCCAGACTGCCGTATCAGAACCGCCGTTTTTGCAATCAGAGACCCCTGCACAAAAGGGAGGAGACTAAGGTCAAGGCCGAAAAAGCCGAAGATGGAACCGACAGAGTTTATTCGGCAGTGGCAACGGCCGGTAAGATATACCTGAAGAAACTTCCCAATAATACCGAGgtgaagaagaagaggaggCTGAACATCAGATACCCTGTGTGCTCTACCTTTCAAGCGAAGAGCGGAATCGATTCCATTTTGGTTCTGGCCAAACACGAGGGTAGGAAATTGGCCAGAAACGCAGGAAGGGTGTACATAAACGGTTTTAACACGCTGGCCAAGCAGAACCAAGCCGTTTGGCCTTATCCCTGCGGAAGGCCGTTGTTTAAGACTTGCTGGATTTACAG AACTGTGAATCTCAAGTCCTTGTCAGCAGCAGCACTCCAGTTAAAAATCTTGTGGGTGTGCCTGAGGTGGGACGATATGCAGACCAAACCGCCCACCACTGATGGAAAACATCAGATAACCACAGAAACGGAAATATTGACGCTTGAACTACTGAAACACAGATATATCGGTCAGTTCATGGAGAGAACCCAGTATCTAAGGAGAAAAGTGGTAATTCCACTGGAACTTCCCAAGACAATCAGAG AAGTCACTTCTATAAGAAGCGGACTGAGAAAGAGAAAGAGACCCGAATCACCTCAAAGCACCAACCCTCAAGTCTCGGAGGAATGGGTGGATGAAGAAAAACTCGAATTGTGGGAAATCAAGTTGTACGGAGATAA GCTTGAAAAGGCTAACGCTCAGGTTATAACCAGGAGCAGAACCGGAAACTTGCCCCCAGCCAGAACGATAATAGATCCGTCAGACACTCCGAATAAGATCATAGCGGGCAAGCCGACTCCTGAGGAGATCAAGGAGAAGATGGAGCAGCAACTCAGGCTTCAGAGGGCTGCCCACCAACAGAAACGAGCTCAGGAGGGCAAGAATCCAGGTGGACACATTCTGAAGATGGTTGGAACTACTCCAG CTGCCACTTCTACAACCTCAACTATTAAAACTACCGCTACAAGTACTAGTAGTAACACCCCAATTCAACCCAAAG atGGCCAAATGAAGATAGTGAAGAACATCGTCCTTCCCAACCAGTCTGTCATCACAGGCAAGAACACCCTGACATCTCTACTCACATCCAACAGCAAACACCTAGCCGGAAGGCGAATTCTCATGACAAAAGCTCCCGATGGCACAACAAGAATGATAACCAGTCCGAGTGTTGGACCCAAGGGTCTGCACAACAGCCAACAGGGCCTCATCAAGGTGCAGACTTCTAGCGGACAACAGATTCAGACTGTTCAAATTCAGCAACCTG CAGCCAGCACGCCGGTTCTGAAACAACCCGAACAGCCTCAGAAGGTTCAGATCACCAGAACGTCGGATGGTAAACTAACCGTAAAGGGCCTCCTGCCCGGTCAGCAACTCATTCAGTACCCTGACGGAAAGCTTCAGGTTATTTCGGGAGGTGTTGTTCAACAGCAGGCTGCCAAAACGCCGGGAACACCTGTAGTCACCAAACAGATCATTAAATCCAATGTGTCAACTCCCGTAGGTAAGGTGGTGGTGCAGGGTAATCAGGTGAAGCTTCCCGTGCCTCAGAGCCCCAAGACTACCCAGCAGGTCTTCATCAAGCAGCAGTTGACGCCGGCACAGGTGACGCCGAAGGTCCAGAATCAGGTCGTTGTCAGCGGTAATCAGGTCATACAGCAGCAAGTGGTGGTTAGCGGTAACCAGGTGATTGGCACCCCTGTGGCCCAGCAACAG GTGGTGACAAATCAGATTATGATAAACAATCAAAACCTGGCGCAACAGTTAGCCACCGGAAAGCTCCAAGTGGCAACGATCAACGGGCAGCAGGTGTTGATAAGACCTACCGGTAACAACCAGGCTCAAGTCGTCGCACAGTTGAGCGTTTCTCAAGGAAACGTACAACAGAACGTTGTCAACTCCACGCCCACTCTTACTAGTCAG GTCGCCACGCCGATCAAGCAGATAGTGCAGCAGCAGCAGCAGCAACAACCACCTCAAACCCCGACCTTGCAACAGGTTGTGCAACAGCCCGCCCAAACCCCAGTAGCGACCCCCGCTAAATCTTCGGACAATCAGATAGACCCGGCAACAATGGAGCAGCTACTAGTCGGGCAACCGCCTGGCACCGTTATAAAATGCGTTACTGCCCAAGTGATTCAGACTCAGCAAGGACCTCGAATAGTTCTGCAAGGTTTACAAGGCTCAGATTTCACGCAGTCGCAGTTGGCCGCGGTTCAGCAGCAGGTTAAGCAGCAGCTCTTGAAAG CACAAGCTTCAACTGGTAAACAAGGAGTGCTAGGACCGACCAAAATATACCTGGCTGTTCAACCAAGCAATCCGGATTGTGGCAACGCGACCAATTCTCAACCGCCACCACTCGCTCCGGTTCAACAGAACATTCAGCCGAAACTAACATCACAACCTCCACCGTTGAGTCCGAAGAAGCCGCAGCATTTACTGCAGCAGCTGCAACAACAG CCTACTGAACAGCGTCAGTTGATAGTCAACGGTCAACAATTGGTACAAACCCCAACCGTTGTGCAAACAGTCAGAGGTTCTGCTGCACCTTCTAACAATGCTGTCGCAGCCGTCGGCCAGCAGCAAGATGCAGCAGCCACCAATAAAACAGCATCCGCTGATTCGACCAGCACGACCCAGGAACAGAACAAACAGTTCATTGTGACTCCCGATTACATCCAGCAAA CTATTAAGAGCGCCCTAAAACAAGAGAACCTGAATCCAGAAATCGAAGAGAAACTGCTTCAACTGCAAAGGTATCAAGAGCGTCAAATGAAGCAGGAACCAGATGTTCCTATACCAGTTACAAGAGTTCAACCGCCACCAGCACCAGCTCCAGTCACACCAATCATAAACCGATTACCTACCACGACACGTAAAAGACCACTGAGTGGTTCTAGGCATGACGATGCGGATTGGGTGATGGAAACTCCAAAAAGAAGCAGATCCAGAACTGTAGAACACAAGAAAATCGAGGAACCAGA AATTGAACACCCACGAGAGAAGGCTATATCGCCCAGAACTAGGGTGAAATTGAAGGAAAACCTTCAAAGCGAAGATAAGAAAGCTCTGATAAAGCCGAAAGTAATGGCAAGCTTATTCCGACATAAAGAGCTGTTGAAGAAGGACATACTGAGGAAACGAGCTCTACTAGAAAGGGAACTGCAGTGCGAAATACAAAAGGAAGTAGCGGATGAGCTAGCGGCAAGGACGAAATTAGAAAGGACTAAACAGGACGAAGTGCGAACTGGTAGTAGCAAACGTAAGGCTGCTGCTCAACCTACGACTACTTTAGTTCAGCCTCAAACTCCCAGAACGGGCAGGAGTGCTGCTAAGCAGAAAACAACCCCTCAACCGACCACACCGCAAAATAACCAGAAGCAGCAGACTCAACAACACGTATCACCTACGCCCAACATACCTAACCAGCCAAG GAGCAACAGTTCCTCGAAAAAGGAAAAGCTGTATTGTCTTTGTCGAACCCCCTACGACGAAACCAAGTTTTACGTTGGTTGTGACCTGTGCAATAATTGGTTCCATGGAGATTGTGTTGGTATAACTGAAGAGAGCAGTAAGACTTTGACCGAGTTTATATGCCAGGAATGTAAACAGGCCAGTGACACCCAGAAGTTGTATTGTCTATGCCAACAGCCCTACGATAATTCACA GTTCTACATATGCTGCGATAGTTGTCAGGATTGGTTCCACGGAAGATGTGTTGGCATTCTGCAGTCCGAAGCCGACAACATAGACGAGTACGTTTGTCCCAGGTGTCAAACGAACTCCCAGGTCAACTATGCCAATATGAAAGACTTGACTCAGAAGGATTACGATGGGTTGAAGAAGTTGATAAAACAGTTACAG ATGCATAAGAGTGCTTGGCCGTTCATGGAACCTGTTGATCCAAACGAGGCACCGGATTATTATAAAGTGATCAAGGAGCCCATGG ATCTGCAGAAAGTTGAGCATAAAATAAACGATCACACTTATACCAAGTTGAGCGACTTCATAGGGGATATGACAaagattttcgataattgtcGTTACTACAACCCGAAAGAGTCTCCGTTTTACAAATGCGCAGAGACCTTAGAGGCATATTTTGTAAATAAGATAAAATGCTTTAGGGATAAACTTTATGAGACTAACAAATAA